The Candidatus Omnitrophota bacterium genomic sequence CGACTCAAAGAACCGCTCCGCGAGGAACGCCTTTACCTGTCGTATACCGGTTATCACCTCGGCCACTATCGAATAGGCCTTTTTCTGGAGCCGCGCGTGCTCTTCCGAGGACACATAGACTTTCGCCCTGGCAACTATAAGCGACAATACGGACATGATCACCATGAACCCGGTCAGGTAAAGCGTGGCCTTCCACGAGACAATGAACAAAGTAACGTAAAGACAAACGGCAGTAAAAAGGTGCCGCGATATCTGGCATGTATACACTATAGCGTCACCGGCCATTTCCGTATGGGTCATCTGCTTCTGCACGAGGTCCCCCGTACGGTTCCTTATGAAAAAATCATATTCCTGCCCCAGGTAGTTCTTGAATATCTCCACCTGTAACATCGTCCTCAATTTCTCAGATAAACGGTACTGGGAATAGAATGAAAGTATGATAAAAAGTCCTCTCACCAGGAAAACCAGGAACATCCCGAGAAAAACGAACATAAAGAAACTTTCCACGGTGATGTGGGTCCCTAATATGCCGTTCATACGCTCAGCGTAGGACGCCCCTTTCGTCTTGTCCTCTATCATGTTGATGACCGGGTACAAAAGGCCAATACCCGCGGCTTCCAGCACGGAAGCTATCGTTATTATCGAAGTAAGGAACAGGAGGTCCTTCGGTTTCAGGCGCAAAAGATGCGCGAGATTCCTAAGCGCTTTATGTTTCACGGTCTTGTCTTTCGTGGTCATCCCTGCCCCTCCAGAACGCTTATCGCGTCTTTGAGCTCACTGATCGCGCGTATCCTGGCGCATCCCAAGCTCCGAAAAATGTCCTCATTGCCCTCGTATATCCGGGCCACGAAATGGATATCGGAAGCGGCTGCCGCGTTCATATCACTTGAGGCATCACCCACGAACAGGGCCTCCTCCGGTAGCACCGGGTCCCTCTCAAGTATGTCCTTGACCGCCGCGTCCTTCCCGGTCGGCGCGCCATATATACGCGAAAAGAACTTTGTCATTCCCCTCCGGGCCACTATCTCCTCTATCTCTTCCTGAGGGGTGGCGGACGCCACATAGAACCTGTATCTGGCGGCATGCTCTTCCAGGAACTCCTTAGCGCCTTCTACATAAGGGGCTTTGACCACCTCATCCACCACAAGCTCCGAAAAACGTCTGCAGAGGCCCCGGAACGTATCGTCATCGAGTTCGCGTCCAAGGAACTCCCGGTAAAAATACCGGAACTTGTCATATCTTGAGACCCCGGTATGCGCTATATGGTATTCCACAACCTTGCGGGCGACCTCCGCCCCTTCGTTCTCAAAGAGCTTACCGAAGGCTACGGTCTTTATGTCCACGGATTCGGCCAGCACCCCGTCAAAATCGAATATTATGGTCCTTATCATGGCACTCTTTCCATACGTTAAAAGCGTATCTCCTCATTATCCCGTGAGATATTGATCTCATCGAGTATCTCCACCAGGCTCTGTCCGAGATCACAATATTTATTCGTAATGAGCTTTTTCCCTACACGAGGGATATAAGAATAGGGCGTCTGCTCGTAATGCGAACGGGAATCTTTCGGGCTGTAGTTAATCTGTATCTTCCCTCCTAGTATCTCGTTTATCATATCCAGGAGCTCATTGAGCCTCATCCTGTGGTGCCCGGTCAGTATCAGCGTCTCGCCGGAAAAGGACCCGTCCAGGACGTTAACGCATATCTCCGCCGCGTCCTTCACGTGTATATACTCCCTCACTTCTTTGCCGGTACCCTTGAACTCGATCTTGCCGGTCTTAAAAGCCTCTGTGAGGTAACGATGCACGCTGTTGGTCTTGTCCGCCCGGGGACCGTACAAAGTGCCGAACCTGAGCACGGTATGCTCAAGACCGTGCTTTTCATGGTATGCCTCAAGAAGCAGTTCGCACGCGTGCTTGCTTACCCGGTAAAATGACCCGGTGCGGCTGTAAACATATATAGTGCTCGCGAACACCACGCGCTTTACCCCGGCGGCCACGGCGGCTTCCAATACGTTCGTAGTACCCAGCACATTTATCATCATCGTCTCGTATGGCTTCCCCTGGGCCTCGTCCACATCCGCCATCGCCGCGAGATGATAGACCACGTCCATACCTTTCATGCTTTCTTTCAGGGACTCACCGTCCATTATGTCACCTATGAGCATATGCTGCCCCTCCGAGATGAACTTTGACGGTTTTATATCGAATATGTACACTTCGTGGCCGGCGGCCGTAAGCGCGTCCGCTATATGGCTTCCCAGGAAACCGGATCCGCCGGTGACCATTATCTTCAGGGTAGATTTTTTACCAGGCATATCATCTCCTTATCGCTTTTCAGACCGATCCCTTTTTTTCATTTATGAAATCCTTCTCGAAATCCTCCTCACATATCAGGAAATGCTTGTCCCTGTCGAATTCCGGAAGGGACATTATGTGTTCCTTGTAATTTTCCCGCATATCCGCTTCCGCCTTTTTACGCACAACATCCACTTCCCCGTCGCTGAAATCCGTCATATTGACCACAGTCCGCCAATACCCCTCGTATATACTGGAAAGATACGCGTCCTCGTCCTCTATCAGCCCCTGTTCTATCGCCATATTGTAGGCTACGGAACCCGGTAGCGGCGTAAATATGCAGAAACGCCTGCCCGGATGCCCCAGCCCCTTGAACATCTCGACCGTATCCCTCACCGTATCCTCGCTCTCCCCGGGATACCCGAATATAAGGGTCATCTTCAAGTGCAATCCGGCTTCTATCGTACGGCGTATCACTTCCTCTATCCTTTCCCTTGTTATTCCCTTATTCATCATCTTCAACATATCGGGGCTCCCGCTTTCTATCCCGAACCCGATCGAGACCAGGCCGTTCTTCTTATAATAGGAAAGCCTGTCGAGGTTTATAGTGT encodes the following:
- a CDS encoding NAD(P)-dependent oxidoreductase yields the protein MPGKKSTLKIMVTGGSGFLGSHIADALTAAGHEVYIFDIKPSKFISEGQHMLIGDIMDGESLKESMKGMDVVYHLAAMADVDEAQGKPYETMMINVLGTTNVLEAAVAAGVKRVVFASTIYVYSRTGSFYRVSKHACELLLEAYHEKHGLEHTVLRFGTLYGPRADKTNSVHRYLTEAFKTGKIEFKGTGKEVREYIHVKDAAEICVNVLDGSFSGETLILTGHHRMRLNELLDMINEILGGKIQINYSPKDSRSHYEQTPYSYIPRVGKKLITNKYCDLGQSLVEILDEINISRDNEEIRF
- a CDS encoding HAD hydrolase-like protein, whose product is MIRTIIFDFDGVLAESVDIKTVAFGKLFENEGAEVARKVVEYHIAHTGVSRYDKFRYFYREFLGRELDDDTFRGLCRRFSELVVDEVVKAPYVEGAKEFLEEHAARYRFYVASATPQEEIEEIVARRGMTKFFSRIYGAPTGKDAAVKDILERDPVLPEEALFVGDASSDMNAAAASDIHFVARIYEGNEDIFRSLGCARIRAISELKDAISVLEGQG